In one Pseudomonas fitomaticsae genomic region, the following are encoded:
- a CDS encoding phage tail tip fiber protein — MQSHDYVPGVSGWKANKQTGEYEFNSCTLGSASKAPERQMVSVEIASYSKYDLPKNAANLVQFMEAELQKVPEEYRHAAEFEEFDASYGDESFSSHLFLSYSRLETEEELADRLEKAKNAGTQIKYEDGVTSVFHNGVLRYRLGNIAAPEPEHGSAEHPAKPFIVVDGTTYLNEAFIKDSTIARAKIASNWSVKMQVTQDGKYVAAGIGLGFPSQFLVSADRYVINRPAERDSQLGDALKAGGVSSMLDSMAAKISETRLGKDLLSAIEEVKVKQGAENRAISERLDALKARLDRLVLERYSEFTNLDLAQRLLADRLERLEKNSSL, encoded by the coding sequence ATGCAAAGCCACGACTATGTGCCGGGTGTCTCCGGCTGGAAGGCAAACAAGCAAACCGGCGAGTACGAATTCAACTCCTGCACCCTTGGCAGTGCGAGCAAAGCGCCCGAGCGTCAGATGGTGTCGGTAGAGATCGCCAGCTACAGCAAGTACGACCTGCCCAAGAATGCCGCCAACCTGGTCCAGTTCATGGAGGCCGAACTGCAAAAGGTGCCGGAGGAATACCGGCACGCTGCGGAGTTTGAAGAGTTTGATGCGAGCTACGGCGATGAATCGTTCAGCTCGCACCTGTTCCTCAGCTACTCGCGCCTCGAAACCGAAGAGGAGCTGGCCGATCGCCTTGAGAAGGCGAAAAACGCCGGAACCCAGATCAAATACGAAGACGGAGTTACTTCCGTCTTTCATAACGGCGTTCTTCGGTACCGGCTTGGCAACATCGCCGCACCAGAGCCTGAGCACGGCTCTGCCGAGCATCCTGCGAAGCCTTTCATCGTTGTCGATGGTACGACCTACCTGAACGAGGCGTTCATCAAGGACAGCACGATCGCCCGCGCCAAGATCGCCAGTAATTGGTCGGTGAAGATGCAGGTCACGCAAGACGGTAAGTACGTCGCGGCTGGTATCGGCCTCGGTTTTCCCTCGCAGTTCCTGGTGAGCGCTGATCGCTATGTAATCAACCGTCCTGCTGAGCGTGACTCGCAGCTTGGTGATGCGTTGAAGGCGGGAGGTGTCAGCTCAATGCTCGACTCCATGGCCGCAAAGATAAGTGAGACCCGGCTCGGCAAGGATCTGTTGAGCGCGATCGAGGAAGTCAAAGTCAAGCAAGGTGCTGAGAATCGCGCCATTTCTGAACGGCTTGATGCATTGAAAGCAAGACTGGATCGCTTGGTGCTTGAACGCTATTCGGAGTTCACGAATCTTGACCTGGCACAGCGTCTGCTTGCAGACCGATTGGAAAGGCTGGAGAAAAACTCCAGCCTTTGA
- a CDS encoding phage holin, lambda family — protein sequence MPNMPDKPDTWAIALAWLSQHSPILYAAALSCAMAVLRITYGGGTRRQMLVEGAICGGLTLTIISGLDFFGLPQSMATFAGGWVGFLGVEKIRNIADRVTDFKLPSRKAE from the coding sequence ATGCCAAACATGCCAGACAAACCAGACACATGGGCGATAGCGCTTGCGTGGTTGAGCCAGCATTCGCCGATCCTCTATGCGGCTGCGCTGTCCTGCGCGATGGCCGTTTTGCGGATCACTTACGGTGGCGGAACCCGTCGCCAGATGCTGGTGGAAGGCGCCATCTGCGGCGGCCTGACCCTGACCATCATCAGCGGCCTGGACTTTTTCGGACTGCCTCAGAGCATGGCCACCTTTGCCGGCGGCTGGGTTGGCTTCCTGGGCGTGGAGAAGATCCGCAACATTGCGGATCGGGTGACTGACTTCAAGTTGCCGAGTCGGAAGGCCGAGTAA
- a CDS encoding Ntn hydrolase family protein — translation MTTIAYKDGVIAYDSRQTRDGAIVSDDCSKCAVVDGVSFLLAGAVCDEKALIAAYFGTSSPVPVECSGYVVDGGKLLMVGHDDKTGIWKQELDPSNPDAIGSGAPYALAAMDMGASAEGAVRAAMKRDIYTGGKVRTLTIAPAKD, via the coding sequence ATGACGACCATAGCCTACAAAGACGGCGTGATCGCCTACGACTCTCGCCAGACGCGGGACGGGGCAATCGTTTCAGATGATTGCTCTAAGTGCGCGGTCGTTGATGGGGTCAGCTTCTTGCTGGCGGGTGCTGTGTGTGACGAGAAGGCCCTGATCGCGGCCTACTTCGGTACTTCCTCGCCAGTCCCCGTGGAATGCTCGGGCTATGTCGTCGATGGCGGCAAGCTGCTGATGGTCGGTCATGACGACAAGACGGGTATCTGGAAGCAGGAGCTCGACCCGTCCAACCCAGACGCCATTGGCAGTGGTGCCCCTTATGCCCTTGCTGCAATGGATATGGGTGCTAGCGCAGAGGGTGCAGTACGCGCTGCCATGAAGCGAGACATCTACACGGGCGGGAAGGTGCGAACACTGACCATCGCTCCTGCGAAAGACTAA
- a CDS encoding terminase has protein sequence MKPEHMKLLRDKRWRLNNLYFITDKQGKKVRFRMTDEQIEYFDGMHTRNIILKARQLGFTTECCIIQLDAALFESAKCALIAHTLNDAKRLFREKVKYAYDNLPKEIRAANPASNDAAGELVFSKGGSLYVSTSFRGGTLRYLHVSEFGKICAKFPHKAREIVTGAFEAVATDCFVTIESTAEGRAGYFFDYSQSAEKQLLSGTPLGKLDWKFFFFSWWKNKAYWLDPAEAVIPQRLTDYFNELFAKHGIDTNPGQRAWYAAKEKTLGDDMKREYPSLPAEAFQQSIEGAYYAQQFIKLYAAQRIGAIPNNSHLPVMTFWDIGVGDSTAIWFVRQVGEEFHVIDYYENSGEGLRHYMKVLKDKGYTYSEHWGPHDIENREFGSDAKSRKDIAKEGYEIDGVKYSLKFQVVPKTGVDTGIEAAREILPRCVFDESKCSEGITHLEAYRKEWDDKHGCWKDKPLHDSTSHGADAFRYFAVSMTKRKPAPTQTQDLRI, from the coding sequence ATGAAGCCCGAGCACATGAAGCTGCTCCGGGACAAGCGTTGGCGGTTGAACAATCTCTACTTCATCACCGACAAGCAGGGCAAGAAAGTCCGCTTCCGGATGACGGACGAACAGATTGAATACTTCGACGGGATGCATACCCGGAACATCATCCTGAAGGCCCGGCAGCTTGGCTTCACCACTGAGTGCTGCATCATCCAGCTCGACGCCGCTCTGTTCGAGTCGGCCAAGTGCGCGCTGATCGCCCACACCCTGAACGACGCCAAGCGCCTGTTCAGGGAGAAGGTGAAGTACGCCTACGACAACCTGCCGAAAGAGATCCGAGCTGCCAATCCGGCGAGCAACGACGCTGCCGGCGAGCTGGTGTTCAGCAAAGGCGGTTCGCTTTACGTCAGCACGTCCTTCCGTGGCGGCACGCTGCGTTACCTGCACGTCTCCGAGTTCGGGAAGATCTGCGCCAAGTTTCCGCACAAGGCTCGCGAGATCGTCACCGGCGCCTTTGAGGCGGTGGCCACTGACTGCTTTGTCACGATCGAATCCACGGCAGAGGGCCGGGCCGGCTACTTCTTCGACTACTCACAGAGCGCCGAGAAGCAGCTTCTGTCTGGCACGCCGCTCGGCAAGCTGGATTGGAAGTTTTTCTTCTTCAGCTGGTGGAAGAACAAGGCCTACTGGCTCGATCCGGCCGAGGCGGTCATCCCGCAGCGCCTGACCGACTATTTCAACGAGTTGTTTGCCAAGCATGGCATCGATACAAACCCCGGCCAGCGAGCCTGGTACGCCGCCAAGGAGAAGACCCTCGGCGACGACATGAAGCGGGAATACCCGTCTCTACCGGCCGAAGCCTTCCAGCAGTCGATCGAGGGCGCCTACTACGCCCAGCAGTTCATCAAGCTGTATGCCGCTCAGCGCATCGGCGCGATACCGAACAACAGCCATCTGCCGGTGATGACCTTCTGGGACATCGGCGTCGGCGACTCCACGGCTATCTGGTTCGTGCGCCAGGTTGGCGAAGAGTTTCACGTCATCGATTACTACGAGAACTCAGGCGAGGGCCTGCGCCACTACATGAAGGTGCTCAAGGACAAGGGTTACACCTACTCCGAGCACTGGGGGCCGCACGACATCGAGAACCGCGAGTTCGGCAGCGATGCCAAGAGTCGCAAGGACATCGCCAAGGAGGGCTACGAGATCGACGGTGTGAAATACAGCCTGAAGTTCCAGGTTGTGCCGAAGACCGGCGTAGACACTGGTATTGAAGCGGCTCGGGAGATCCTGCCGCGCTGCGTGTTTGATGAATCCAAGTGCAGCGAAGGCATCACCCACCTTGAGGCATACCGCAAGGAGTGGGACGACAAACACGGCTGCTGGAAAGACAAGCCGCTGCATGACAGCACCTCGCACGGCGCTGACGCCTTCCGTTACTTCGCTGTCTCCATGACCAAGCGCAAGCCAGCACCAACTCAAACCCAAGACCTGAGAATTTGA
- a CDS encoding DUF4055 domain-containing protein, with product MSNDDPSIKLPAVDRMREYWAIVDPLMGGTQAMRAVGKTLLPQYPAEKDDTYAERLKLSTLLPAYAETVASSTSRVFAEPLQLGEDVPEPIKVLSTDIDLGGNDLNSWSVEWFREALAKGLCHAMIEHQPTRDAEGNKLYKTVAEEQAAGVRPYAVIIKPGQVLGWRFDGGKLMQVRYMESVEVADGDFGVKCVDQIRVLEPGSWRTYRKADKGGAWEKQDQGSTSLDYIPWVTFYTGRTGPMTAKPPLLELAHLNVKHWQSQSDQDNLLHVARVPLLFVFTDNEEFQLTISSASATRMPKDGNAKYVEHTGAAITAGRDSLKDLVDDMRMAGAKLLQKDKQAVKTAAQANEEAAQELSPLARLAGQFADCIAQLLQILSDYGSLGDGGHVEMRGNFDSDFAPEVSLPNLISMANSGKLSDEALYSEMQRRGVISDELDWAAEFARIQTQPTKGVSLDD from the coding sequence ATGAGCAACGACGACCCGAGCATCAAGCTCCCGGCGGTAGACCGCATGCGAGAGTATTGGGCCATTGTCGATCCGCTGATGGGCGGGACTCAGGCCATGCGTGCGGTTGGCAAGACCTTGCTGCCTCAGTACCCGGCAGAAAAAGACGATACCTATGCCGAACGCTTGAAGCTATCCACGCTGCTCCCAGCCTACGCCGAGACGGTGGCCAGCAGCACTTCCCGCGTATTCGCGGAGCCTTTGCAGCTGGGCGAGGATGTGCCCGAGCCGATCAAGGTGCTCAGTACTGACATCGATCTGGGCGGCAATGATCTCAATTCGTGGTCGGTCGAGTGGTTCCGCGAGGCGCTGGCCAAGGGCTTGTGTCACGCGATGATCGAGCATCAGCCGACTCGCGATGCTGAAGGCAACAAGCTGTACAAGACCGTCGCCGAGGAACAAGCGGCCGGGGTTCGCCCTTACGCTGTGATCATCAAGCCGGGCCAGGTGCTCGGCTGGCGATTCGACGGCGGCAAACTGATGCAGGTTCGCTACATGGAGTCGGTCGAAGTCGCCGACGGTGATTTCGGCGTCAAGTGCGTGGATCAAATCCGCGTGCTGGAGCCGGGCAGCTGGCGCACCTACCGAAAGGCGGATAAGGGCGGGGCTTGGGAGAAGCAGGATCAAGGATCGACCAGTCTCGACTACATCCCATGGGTGACCTTCTACACAGGTCGAACCGGACCGATGACGGCTAAGCCGCCATTGCTGGAGCTGGCTCATCTGAACGTCAAGCACTGGCAGTCGCAGAGCGATCAGGACAACTTGCTGCACGTTGCCCGGGTTCCGCTACTGTTCGTGTTCACCGACAACGAAGAATTTCAACTGACCATCAGCTCGGCCAGCGCGACCCGCATGCCGAAGGATGGCAACGCCAAGTATGTCGAGCACACCGGGGCGGCAATCACCGCCGGCCGCGATTCGCTGAAAGATCTGGTTGATGACATGCGTATGGCTGGAGCGAAGCTGCTCCAGAAGGACAAGCAGGCCGTGAAGACGGCGGCACAGGCCAACGAGGAAGCGGCGCAGGAATTGTCACCGCTGGCTCGTCTGGCCGGCCAGTTCGCCGACTGCATCGCACAGTTGCTCCAGATCCTGTCTGATTACGGCAGCCTGGGTGATGGTGGTCACGTCGAAATGCGCGGCAACTTCGACAGCGATTTCGCTCCAGAAGTGTCCCTGCCGAACCTGATCAGCATGGCCAACTCCGGAAAGCTCAGCGACGAAGCTCTGTACTCCGAAATGCAGCGCCGTGGCGTCATCAGTGATGAACTGGATTGGGCGGCTGAATTTGCTCGCATCCAAACTCAACCTACAAAAGGCGTGAGCCTGGACGATTAA
- a CDS encoding phage minor head protein yields the protein MGSDQISDTIRNAVLLESLKSSEVEKFAPFLKRIDQSLREQLGKAELTDFKRARLEGMLKQVDEALDGILTEYTDQMQLDLPVIASWQAGAEAALIAAALPNYTSTIPALSTLKTAAFKSPLGVKGADGGKLLTPFIEDWSKSERTRVIGAIRQGWFEGRTNAEIVRTLRGTKDLKYADGLLAITARNADAVTRTAIQHVAGQARNQFAKQNSDILKGVKIIATLDGRTTAYCRAADGTEYALDEGPRPPFHVRCRTSFILILKDAPSLGTLADRSSMNGQVKADTSYYEWIKTQPAAFQDTVIGKSRAKLFRDGGMTPEQFSELQIGNNFKPRTLDQLRQMVPEAFARAGL from the coding sequence ATGGGCAGCGACCAGATCAGCGACACGATCCGCAACGCGGTCCTGCTCGAAAGCCTCAAGTCCAGCGAGGTCGAGAAGTTCGCGCCATTCCTCAAGCGGATCGATCAATCGCTACGGGAGCAGCTTGGGAAGGCCGAGCTGACCGACTTCAAGCGCGCCCGCCTTGAGGGGATGCTCAAACAGGTGGATGAGGCGCTGGATGGCATCCTGACCGAGTACACCGACCAGATGCAGCTTGATCTTCCTGTCATTGCTTCATGGCAGGCTGGCGCAGAGGCGGCTTTGATTGCTGCTGCGCTGCCCAATTACACCTCGACCATCCCAGCGCTCTCCACACTCAAGACAGCGGCCTTCAAGTCGCCATTGGGCGTGAAGGGCGCGGACGGCGGCAAGCTGCTGACACCATTCATCGAGGATTGGAGCAAGTCCGAGCGAACACGGGTCATCGGTGCGATTCGCCAAGGATGGTTCGAGGGTAGGACCAACGCTGAGATCGTGCGCACGCTGCGCGGCACAAAGGATCTGAAGTACGCCGACGGCCTGCTGGCGATCACCGCGCGCAACGCCGATGCAGTAACGCGCACGGCCATCCAGCACGTTGCGGGGCAGGCGCGCAATCAGTTCGCCAAGCAGAACAGCGACATCCTGAAGGGCGTGAAGATCATCGCCACGCTGGATGGACGCACGACCGCTTATTGCCGGGCAGCTGACGGCACCGAGTACGCGCTGGATGAGGGGCCGCGGCCGCCGTTTCACGTCCGCTGCCGGACCAGCTTTATTCTGATCCTCAAGGATGCTCCTTCGCTGGGCACCCTGGCTGACCGTTCGAGCATGAACGGCCAGGTCAAGGCCGACACCTCCTATTACGAGTGGATCAAGACGCAGCCTGCCGCCTTTCAAGATACGGTCATCGGGAAGTCTCGGGCAAAACTGTTCCGCGATGGCGGCATGACGCCCGAGCAGTTTTCTGAACTTCAGATCGGCAACAACTTCAAGCCGCGCACGCTGGACCAGCTCCGGCAGATGGTGCCCGAGGCATTCGCTCGAGCCGGCCTGTAG
- a CDS encoding DUF6651 domain-containing protein: protein MKLKIVEVDGKQYAEVLDGKPVFIGDDGKDIAFDAVGTRDTITRLNAEARSHRTRAETAEDLVKTFEGIADPAAARKALETVANLDAKKLVDAGEIERVKAEISKGYQAQLDEANGKSQTLEQQLYAEKIGGSFSRSKYITEKMAVPADMVQATFGSNFKIEEGKVVAYDAQGQKIYSKARPGELADFNESLETLVSQYPHRDHILKSSNANGGGAQNGGGGNAQTPKKLADCKTDAEKVAWAQSQAQ, encoded by the coding sequence ATGAAACTCAAGATCGTTGAAGTGGATGGCAAGCAATACGCGGAAGTCCTGGATGGGAAGCCCGTATTCATCGGTGACGACGGCAAGGACATCGCTTTCGATGCCGTTGGCACTCGCGACACCATCACCCGCCTGAACGCCGAAGCCAGGTCGCACCGTACTCGCGCCGAGACTGCCGAGGATCTGGTAAAGACCTTCGAAGGTATCGCCGACCCTGCTGCGGCCCGCAAGGCGCTGGAAACTGTCGCCAATCTCGATGCAAAAAAGCTGGTGGATGCCGGCGAAATCGAGCGCGTGAAGGCAGAAATCAGTAAGGGCTATCAGGCTCAGCTGGACGAAGCCAACGGCAAGTCGCAGACCCTGGAGCAGCAGCTGTATGCCGAGAAGATCGGCGGCAGTTTCTCTCGCTCCAAGTACATCACCGAAAAGATGGCTGTCCCGGCTGACATGGTGCAGGCCACCTTCGGCAGCAACTTCAAAATCGAGGAAGGCAAGGTCGTCGCCTATGACGCCCAGGGCCAGAAGATTTACAGCAAAGCCCGCCCGGGTGAGCTGGCCGACTTCAACGAGTCGCTTGAAACCCTTGTTTCTCAATACCCGCACCGCGACCACATCCTGAAGAGTTCCAACGCCAACGGCGGCGGCGCTCAGAACGGTGGTGGCGGCAACGCCCAAACCCCAAAAAAGCTCGCAGATTGCAAAACCGACGCCGAGAAAGTGGCGTGGGCTCAATCGCAGGCGCAATAA
- a CDS encoding major capsid protein, whose translation MPFDLQVFNKQTYSAMTEVVDQQVQLFNAASGGTLVLATGQNQGDFSMDASFKQIAGLVRRRNAYGTGAVSAKRLEHLLNVSVKVAAGTPPVEFEKQQYTWILQNPELAAIKIGEQLAVAQVQDQLNAGIRALVAATSGNAAVVHDGSAAAPTFRVLNKGAAKFGDRAGSLRAWVLHSTTLHELYDNALTNAEQLFSYGTVNVMRDAFGRLFVVTDSDALINPGATPTYNTLGLVEGAAIVQPNGDFHAVLQDTVGGENIKTTYQAEWTYNVGVKGYAWDTAAGGKSPTDVALGTATNWDKVATSNKDTAGVLVKSL comes from the coding sequence ATGCCATTCGACCTTCAGGTATTCAACAAACAAACCTACTCCGCCATGACCGAGGTTGTGGATCAGCAGGTTCAGCTTTTCAACGCAGCCTCTGGCGGCACCTTGGTACTGGCTACTGGTCAGAATCAGGGTGACTTCTCGATGGACGCATCCTTCAAGCAAATCGCCGGCCTGGTCCGTCGCCGCAACGCCTATGGCACCGGCGCTGTGTCCGCCAAGCGGTTGGAGCACCTGCTGAACGTGTCCGTTAAGGTCGCGGCCGGCACTCCGCCGGTCGAGTTCGAAAAGCAGCAGTACACCTGGATTCTCCAGAACCCCGAACTGGCCGCCATCAAGATTGGCGAGCAGTTGGCCGTCGCCCAGGTGCAAGATCAGCTCAACGCCGGTATCCGCGCCCTGGTCGCCGCGACCTCGGGTAACGCTGCCGTCGTTCATGATGGTTCGGCTGCTGCGCCAACCTTCCGCGTCCTGAACAAAGGCGCAGCCAAGTTCGGCGACCGTGCTGGCTCCCTGCGCGCGTGGGTGCTGCACTCGACGACCCTGCACGAGCTGTACGACAACGCACTGACCAACGCTGAGCAACTGTTCTCCTACGGCACCGTGAACGTGATGCGTGACGCCTTCGGTCGCCTGTTCGTGGTGACCGACTCCGACGCGCTGATCAACCCTGGCGCAACCCCGACCTACAACACCCTCGGCCTGGTCGAAGGTGCGGCGATTGTTCAGCCAAACGGCGACTTTCATGCCGTTCTGCAGGACACCGTGGGCGGCGAGAACATCAAAACCACCTACCAGGCCGAGTGGACCTACAACGTTGGCGTTAAAGGCTACGCATGGGACACCGCCGCCGGCGGCAAGTCGCCTACCGACGTTGCGCTTGGCACCGCCACCAACTGGGACAAGGTGGCGACCTCCAACAAGGATACCGCTGGCGTCCTGGTCAAATCCCTGTAA
- a CDS encoding HeH/LEM domain-containing protein, translated as MIKKKILWFVPGVASADQKAQAQADGLSIRNPLVYSDDAGLEDCDGVTGMAPKAYAEKFGLIDEPEGLSWSEGGLRDDGPTVEEFVAVGYLAANYPPAGYASRSSAEEIAAAVLAQADNGKMKVDEIRAALTELGVQFDAKASKPDLAALLEMTRETVKVKALLAEKGVEFGEVASLEDLKALIPAE; from the coding sequence ATGATCAAGAAAAAAATTTTGTGGTTCGTTCCGGGGGTGGCCAGTGCCGATCAGAAGGCTCAAGCCCAAGCCGACGGCCTGAGCATTCGCAACCCGCTCGTTTATAGCGACGATGCTGGCCTCGAAGATTGCGATGGCGTGACAGGCATGGCGCCGAAGGCCTACGCCGAAAAGTTCGGCTTGATCGATGAGCCCGAAGGCCTGTCGTGGTCTGAAGGTGGCTTGCGTGACGACGGCCCGACAGTCGAGGAATTCGTGGCTGTCGGCTACTTGGCCGCCAATTACCCGCCAGCTGGCTACGCATCGCGCAGTTCCGCCGAAGAAATCGCCGCCGCTGTTCTTGCCCAGGCAGACAACGGCAAGATGAAGGTCGACGAGATCCGCGCTGCGCTGACCGAGCTTGGTGTTCAGTTCGACGCGAAGGCCAGCAAGCCGGACCTGGCTGCGTTGCTGGAAATGACACGCGAGACTGTCAAGGTCAAGGCTCTGCTTGCCGAGAAGGGTGTCGAGTTCGGCGAGGTCGCAAGCCTCGAAGATCTGAAAGCCCTGATTCCTGCGGAGTAA